In Oryzias melastigma strain HK-1 linkage group LG16, ASM292280v2, whole genome shotgun sequence, a single genomic region encodes these proteins:
- the LOC112143948 gene encoding protein FAM8A1 — MVDKENTTMGVDKENSKPFVRDVTSPHDSETQRTDNQNNSDRKKDPAESRATAEYCEKLQAWMWQYYTGYVNWQSWLAASAMSCPYYFPSSGSGASTAVDFSPQSWHSSLLGLPLSPYPHAATSSSSRAGEGVAGAAVPAQPQQQQTPQDNRNAQRAGREYIIPSPLQRLMAEMVDFFILFFIKATIIISIMHLSGIKDVSKFAMHFIVEEIDEDTSMEELQKMMLVALVYRILVCFYEIVCIWGAGGATPGKFLIGLRVVTCDSSIMVQPNRVLVVPATNVSLSASTVRALNKNFSIAFFFPAFITLLFFQHNRTVYDMVAGTIVVKRSRLR; from the exons ATGGTcgacaaagaaaacacaactaTGGGAGTCGATAAAGAAAATAGTAAGCCCTTTGTTAGAGACGTTACGTCTCCGCATGACAGCGAAACCCAAAGAACAGACAACCAGAACAACTCTGACCGCAAGAAAGACCCCGCGGAAAGCCGCGCCACAGCGGAGTACTGCGAGAAGCTGCAGGCATGGATGTGGCAGTACTACACTGGATATGTGAACTGGCAGAGCTGGCTGGCGGCGTCAGCCATGTCCTGTCCGTATTATTTCCCGTCGTCCGGCAGTGGAGCGTCGACGGCGGTGGATTTCAGCCCCCAGAGCTGGCACAGCAGCCTGCTCGGTCTGCCGTTATCGCCCTACCCGCACGCCGCCACTTCCTCGAGCAGCCGCGCAGGTGAAGGCGTTGCCGGGGCTGCAGTTCCCGCacagccgcagcagcagcagacgccGCAGGACAACCGGAATGCCCAAAGAGCAG GCCGGGAGTACATCATTCCTTCACCTCTCCAAAGACTAATGGCTGAGATGGTGGATTTCTTCATactgtttttcattaaagccaCCATAATCATCAGTATTATGCATCTTAGTGGAATCAA AGATGTATCAAAGTTTGCCATGCATTTCATAGTAGAGGAAATCGACGAGGACACATccatggaggagctgcagaaaatGATGCTTGTTGCCCTTGTTTACAGGATactagtttgtttttatgag ATCGTGTGCATTTGGGGAGCAGGAGGAGCCACACCGGGGAAGTTTCTCATCGGACTTAGGGTCGTAACGTGCGATTCTTCTATTATGGTTCAGCCCAACAGAGTGCTGGTGGTCCCAGCAACTAACGTCTCTCTTTCTGC atcaACAGTCCGAGCCTTGAATAAAAACTTCTCCATCGCTTTCTTTTTCCCCGCCTTCATCACGCTCCTCTTCTTCCAGCACAACAGGACTGTGTACGACATGGTTGCCGGTACGATTGTCGTCAAGCGATCCCGGCTCAGATGA
- the fabp4b gene encoding fatty acid binding protein 4b produces the protein MVEQFAGTWTLASSENFDEYMKAVGMGFATRQMGNITKPNLVIQVGADGVISMKAESTFKTTEIKFKLDEEFDENTVDGRNVKSTFTLENGKLVQKQSWDGKTSTLEREIQEGKLIAKCIMDDVVAVRTYEKAA, from the exons ATGGTTGAACAGTTTGCAGGAACCTGGACTTTAGCTTCCAGCGAGAACTTTGATGAGTACATGAAGGCTGTCG GTATGGGGTTTGCCACCCGCCAAATGGGCAACATAACGAAGCCTAACCTGGTCATCCAGGTGGGTGCTGACGGGGTCATCTCTATGAAAGCTGAGAGCACCTTCAAGACCACAGAGATCAAGTTCAAGTTGGATGAGGAATTTGATGAGAATACAGTGGATGGTAGAAATGTAAAG TCTACATTCACCCTTGAGAACGGCAAACTTGTGCAGAAACAAAGCTGGGATGGTAAGACCTCAACTCTGGAGCGAGAGATCCAAGAGGGGAAGCTAATAGCT AAATGTATCATGGATGATGTTGTGGCTGTGAGGACATACGAGAAGGCAGCATAA